One window of Acanthochromis polyacanthus isolate Apoly-LR-REF ecotype Palm Island chromosome 19, KAUST_Apoly_ChrSc, whole genome shotgun sequence genomic DNA carries:
- the aatkb gene encoding serine/threonine-protein kinase LMTK1 isoform X3: MSTLASPASQGSPDVYILPLTEVSLPVAKQPARSVQLLKSSDLGRHSLLYLKEIGNGWFGKVLLGEVNAGLNTTQVVVKELKASASVQEQMHFLEEAQPYRALQHPALLHCLAQCTEVTPYLLVMEFCPLGDVKGYLRSCRTAETMTPEPLILQRMACDIASGLLHLHKHNFTHSDLALRNCLLTADVSVKIGDYGLSHNKYKDDYYVTSDQMYVPLRWIAPELVDEVHGNLLVADQTQPSNIWSLGVTIWELFELGNQPYRHYSDRQVLTYAVREQQLRLPKPLLKVPLAERWYEVMQFCWLQPDQRPNAEEVHLLLSYLCAKGASEAEEDFERRWNSLRPNTGFNSHRGASVMSRDHPSSSSSSFPLLEQFSTGDGYHSESGDDILTVTETSHGLNFEYKWEQARADQSYRAPDSSSTLGQVSHHCQEAFYPPGGIVGGCPMESLSHGVSPSYYQPKHLHAPGVLPVLSAHSPSVSSEYFIRIEEPVDCNIDPDYTMCSYSPDYQGSSGSFLTGSADSGECMACPSQAKNMAPYWSADLHKTDIYDSNDSSPAISLTMEPLLGQVSDSSPLRPWESSHYVSYKDRDGGYYYEHSPPLGLDHYLIGNEPSRMHHQESWGSRSLRQALGELENPLGISPSVNSLPQQAYRDTYLDTSQTSIIGKNVTGGYYDMMGSLRKTMPSHTRHNSHSVSINMETEGALFIGHRDSDSEEEEDIFVERHTCNTWPSKHRHSSIGHHRRASHSCRQDTYADFHYTMPSTDIEDSWPEDHSLAYHSLPKPIDYLEPHQAKDNSACLSLSKHHAMVPSDNCNAYIYLCHEGETQVPVSGECCHSHFVDPLTGLLVRNNSYCHSYSHSNYIRDKVIDIPSNEEMINLSPAPGGPIISKPALMKTEDCGEQYVDLTTDVTPLKDKREDVIKENPIMQKPLEPRKEEVTLTMTKATPPPPADNMHVMVAITDPQSELSQTGDSGVDRGGSSVSLADILDCSDDDEEEDITDDITDVTSGIFADESCELNASPAFKSLQKQVGTPDSMDSMDLPSAAGSCEGFSPASSHPSSSPKAMDSGYDTENNESPEFVPKEPHEPREQPLGKSTLDASLEEDEELEEHGLEAEVVPVESEPSLGEDLASQTGDHILLPLSDKTPYRDSAYFSDYENERQSRDEGEELQQRAIDEQSVEKNQHIGEKKAEKRKTEEEDGVANKDIKLEMKNTLTESSSPPDMEEFLTDECLQDEALGPSDTASITEGGLDEWPSQEENSSLGDWAAEVVGAMEEALGALNGDCASNAKVEEEEAEEVKDSAPAVEEPVITTIQNRASGISSEIPHTLPKDEVALQHTANTRRFSSSSPPPPSTPPPPLPAAEGRASPADGEEADEEDGDTDDSDESDEELRSYNVQEQSGGEESEDECHPVPIVVSDDSEAHKLRSLLKMPTLLTVESLEEEFERKKKTVSFFDDVTVYLFDQESPTKELAEHGFPLGAKSQSSRSKSQEKINASDDSSDGNISEESAGYEWEDDFPLLPLPTSSSTSDSPPPRTVTKTPEPKPAVQFSRFTVSPSNVSRFSITHISDSDMDSAGGSSEDGDKE, from the exons TCCAGCTCCTGAAGTCGTCAGATCTGGGCCGCCACAGCCTCCTGTACCTGAAGGAGATTGGGAATGGCTGGTTCGGGAAG GTGCTGCTTGGGGAGGTGAACGCCGGCCTGAACACCACCCAGGTGGTGGTGAAGGAGCTGAAAGCCAGTGCCAGCGTGCAGGAGCAGATGCATTTCCTGGAAGAAGCACAGCCGTACCG CGCCCTCCAGCATCCGGCTCTGCTGCACTGTTTGGCTCAGTGCACTGAAGTCACTCCATACCTGCTGGTGATGGAGTTTTGTCCACTG GGTGACGTGAAAGGTTACCTCCGGAGCTGCCGAACCGCCGAAACCATGACCCCCGAGCCCCTGATCCTCCAGCGGATGGCCTGTGACATCGCCTCGGGACTCCTGcacctgcacaaacacaacttCACTCACAG TGACCTGGCTCTGAGGAACTGCTTGTTGACTGCGGATGTCTCAGTGAAGATCGGAGATTATGGACTATCCCACAACAAGTACAAG GATGATTACTACGTGACATCGGATCAGATGTACGTTCCCTTACGCTGGATCGCTCCGGAGCTGGTGGACGAGGTGCACGGAAACCTGCTGGTGGCCGACCAGACCCAACCGAGCAACATCTG GTCTCTGGGAGTCACTATCTGGGAGCTCTTCGAGTTGGGAAACCAGCCGTACAGACATTATTCCGACAGACAGGTGCTGACCTACGCTGTGAGGGAGCAGCAGCTGCGACTTCCCAAACCACTGCTCAAAGTGCCCCTGGCTGAGCGCTG GTACGAGGTGATGCAGTTCTGCTGGCTCCAACCCGATCAGAGACCCAATGCAGAAGAGGTCCACCTGCTGCTCAGCTACCTGTGTGCAAAGGGGGCCAGCGAGGCCGAGGAGGACTTCGAGAGGCGCTGGAACTCCCTGCGACCCAACACTGGATTCAACAGCCACCGCGGTGCCTCGGTGATGTCACGAGACCAcccctcatcatcatcctcctctttCCCTCTGCTCGAGCAGTTTTCGACTGGCGACGGCTATCACTCAGAGTCCGGAGACGACATACTAACAGTCACCGAGACCAGCCATGGCCTGAACTTTGAATACAAGTGGGAGCAAGCCAGGGCCGACCAGTCATACAGAGCCCCGGACTCCTCCAGTACCTTGGGTCAGGTCAGCCATCATTGTCAGGAAGCTTTTTACCCACCTGGGGGCATTGTGGGAGGCTGCCCCATGGAAAGCCTCAGCCATGGGGTTTCTCCTTCTTACTATCAACCAAAACACCTACATGCTCCAGGTGTGCTGCCCGTCCTCAGTGCGCATAGCCCCTCGGTAAGCAGTGAATACTTCATCCGGATTGAGGAGCCGGTGGACTGTAACATTGACCCGGACTACACCATGTGCTCCTACAGCCCAGACTACCAGGGCAGCAGCGGCAGCTTCCTGACCGGGAGCGCAGACTCGGGTGAGTGCATGGCCTGCCCATCACAGGCTAAAAACATGGCTCCCTATTGGTCAGCAGACCTCCATAAAACTGACATATACGACTCCAATGACTCAAGTCCAGCCATCTCCCTGACAATGGAGCCCCTTCTAGGCCAAGTTTCGGACAGCAGTCCCTTGCGACCCTGGGAGTCGAGTCACTATGTGTCCTACAAAGACCGGGATGGGGGTTACTACTATGAGCACTCACCTCCTTTGGGGTTAGATCACTATCTGATTGGAAACGAGCCCTCCAGAATGCACCATCAGGAAAGCTGGGGGTCAAGAAGCTTGCGTCAGGCTTTGGGTGAGTTGGAGAACCCCCTTGGTATATCCCCATCTGTGAACAGTCTGCCTCAACAAGCCTACCGAGACACGTACCTGGACACAAGTCAGACCTCCATCATTGGAAAGAACGTGACTGGAGGCTACTATGACATGATGGGCTCCCTGAGGAAGACGATGCCCAGCCACACCAGGCACAATAGCCACTCTGTCAGCATCAACATGGAGACCGAGGGGGCTCTCTTCATCGGACACAGAGACAGCGAttcagaagaggaagaggacatATTTGTTGAGAGACACACTTGCAACACCTGGCCTTCGAAGCATCGCCACAGCAGCATCGGTCACCACAGACGGGCGAGCCACAGCTGCAGACAGGACACATATGCCGATTTCCACTACACAATGCCGAGTACGGACATCGAAGACTCCTGGCCAGAAGATCACAGTCTGGCCTACCACTCTCTACCCAAACCCATCGACTACCTTGAGCCACACCAGGCCAAAGATAACAGTGCCTGCCTCAGTCTGAGCAAACATCATGCAATGGTGCCCTCAGACAACTGCAATGCCTACATCTACCTGTGCCATGAAGGTGAGACTCAGGTGCCAGTATCTGGAGAGTGCTGCCACTCACACTTTGTTGATCCACTCACTGGCTTGCTGGTCCGAAACAACAGCTATTGTCACAGCTACAGTCACAGCAACTACATCAGAGATAAAGTAATCGACATCCCAAGCAATGAAGAGATGATTAATCTGTCTCCAGCCCCAGGTGGTCCCATTATCTCCAAACCTGCACTGATGAAGACTGAGGACTGTGGAGAGCAGTATGTTGATCTTACAACTGATGTTACCCCACTTAAAGATAAGAGGGAGGATGTAATCAAGGAAAATCCAATCATGCAAAAACCGCTGGAGCCTAGAAAGGAAGAGGTGACCCTGACGATGACTAAAGCCACCCCCCCACCTCCTGCTGACAACATGCACGTCATGGTAGCCATCACAGATCCACAGTCAGAGCTGAGTCAAACTGGTGATAGTGGCGTCGACCGTGGCGGCTCCAGTGTGAGCCTCGCTGACATCCTCGACTGCAGCGATGACGATGAAGAGGAAGACATCACAGACGATATCACCGACGTCACCTCAGGCATCTTTGCTGATGAGTCCTGTGAGCTGAACGCTTCTCCGGCCTTCAAGTCGCTGCAGAAGCAGGTAGGAACTCCTGATTCCATGGACTCCATGGACCTGCCATCTGCAGCCGGGTCTTGCGAAGGCTTCAGCCCTGCTTCCTCCCATCCGTCCAGCTCACCCAAAGCTATGGACAGTGGCTACGACACAGAGAATAACGAGAGCCCCGAGTTTGTCCCCAAAGAGCCTCATGAGCCCCGCGAACAGCCTCTGGGAAAATCTACCCTTGATGCAAGcctggaggaggacgaggagctGGAGGAACATGGACTCGAGGCTGAAGTGGTGCCTGTAGAGAGTGAGCCATCATTGGGCGAGGATTTGGCCTCACAGACAGGTGACCACATTCTGTTACCGCTGAGTGATAAGACTCCATACAGAGACTCGGCCTACTTCTCAGACTATGAGAATGAAAGGCAGAGTCGGGATGAAGGAGAGGAACTCCAGCAGAGAGCCATAGATGAACAAAGTGTTGAGAAGAACCAGCACATTGGGGAAAAGAAGGCTGAGAAGAGGAAGACCGAAGAAGAGGATGGTGTGgcaaacaaagacataaaacttgaaatgaaaaacacattaacagaGTCCTCATCTCCACCAGACATGGAAGAGTTCTTGACAGATGAGTGTTTGCAGGATGAGGCTCTTGGGCCCTCCGACACCGCCTCAATAACAGAGGGAGGACTGGACGAGTGGCCATCCCAGGAAGAGAACTCATCGTTGGGAGACTGGGCAGCTGAGGTGGTGGGAGCCATGGAGGAAGCTCTTGGCGCCCTGAATGGAGATTGTGCCTCGAACGctaaggtggaggaggaggaagcagaggaaGTTAAAGACTCCGCTCCAGCTGTCGAGGAGCCAGTGATCACGACAATTCAAAACAGAGCATCAGGGATATCCAGTGAAATCCCTCACACATTACCCAAAGACGAGGTGGCTTTGCAACATACGGCAAACACCAGGAGGTTTTCTTCCTCCTCACCTCCACCTCCGTccacacctccacctccacttcCTGCAGCAGAGGGTCGAGCATCTCCAGCTGATGGCGAGGAGGCCGATGAGGAGGACGGTGACACCGACGACAGTGACGAGTCGGACGAGGAGCTGCGAAGCTACAATGTCCAGGAACAGAGCGGCGGGGAGGAAAGCGAGGATGAGTGCCACCCGGTGCCCATCGTGGTAAGCGACGACAGCGAGGCCCACAAACTGAGAAGCCTCCTCAAGATGCCGACGCTGCTCACTGTGGAGAGCCTGGAGGAGGAGTTTGAACGCAAGAAAAAGACTGTGTCGTTTTTTGATGATGTTACCGTCTATTTGTTTGATCAG GAAAGCCCGACTAAAGAGCTGGCTGAGCATGGCTTCCCTTTAGGAGCAAAAAGTCAGAGCTCACGAAGCAAATCCCAAGAGAAGATTAACGCTTCTGATGACTCCTCAGACGGGAACATCTCAGAGGAGA GTGCAGGGTATGAGTGGGAGGACGACTTCCCTCTGCTCCCTCTGCCAACATCCTCTTCGACGTCCGACTCTCCTCCACCTCGCACCGTCACCAAAACCCCGGAACCCAAACCAGCCGTGCAGTTCTCCCGCTTCACCGTCTCCCCCTCCAACGTTTCCCGGTTCTCCATCACCCACATCTCCGACTCCGATATGGACTCTGCAGGAG gaaGCAGCGAAGATGGAGACAAAGAATAA
- the aatkb gene encoding serine/threonine-protein kinase LMTK1 isoform X4 produces MHFLEEAQPYRALQHPALLHCLAQCTEVTPYLLVMEFCPLGDVKGYLRSCRTAETMTPEPLILQRMACDIASGLLHLHKHNFTHSDLALRNCLLTADVSVKIGDYGLSHNKYKDDYYVTSDQMYVPLRWIAPELVDEVHGNLLVADQTQPSNIWSLGVTIWELFELGNQPYRHYSDRQVLTYAVREQQLRLPKPLLKVPLAERWYEVMQFCWLQPDQRPNAEEVHLLLSYLCAKGASEAEEDFERRWNSLRPNTGFNSHRGASVMSRDHPSSSSSSFPLLEQFSTGDGYHSESGDDILTVTETSHGLNFEYKWEQARADQSYRAPDSSSTLGQVSHHCQEAFYPPGGIVGGCPMESLSHGVSPSYYQPKHLHAPGVLPVLSAHSPSVSSEYFIRIEEPVDCNIDPDYTMCSYSPDYQGSSGSFLTGSADSGECMACPSQAKNMAPYWSADLHKTDIYDSNDSSPAISLTMEPLLGQVSDSSPLRPWESSHYVSYKDRDGGYYYEHSPPLGLDHYLIGNEPSRMHHQESWGSRSLRQALGELENPLGISPSVNSLPQQAYRDTYLDTSQTSIIGKNVTGGYYDMMGSLRKTMPSHTRHNSHSVSINMETEGALFIGHRDSDSEEEEDIFVERHTCNTWPSKHRHSSIGHHRRASHSCRQDTYADFHYTMPSTDIEDSWPEDHSLAYHSLPKPIDYLEPHQAKDNSACLSLSKHHAMVPSDNCNAYIYLCHEGETQVPVSGECCHSHFVDPLTGLLVRNNSYCHSYSHSNYIRDKVIDIPSNEEMINLSPAPGGPIISKPALMKTEDCGEQYVDLTTDVTPLKDKREDVIKENPIMQKPLEPRKEEVTLTMTKATPPPPADNMHVMVAITDPQSELSQTGDSGVDRGGSSVSLADILDCSDDDEEEDITDDITDVTSGIFADESCELNASPAFKSLQKQVGTPDSMDSMDLPSAAGSCEGFSPASSHPSSSPKAMDSGYDTENNESPEFVPKEPHEPREQPLGKSTLDASLEEDEELEEHGLEAEVVPVESEPSLGEDLASQTGDHILLPLSDKTPYRDSAYFSDYENERQSRDEGEELQQRAIDEQSVEKNQHIGEKKAEKRKTEEEDGVANKDIKLEMKNTLTESSSPPDMEEFLTDECLQDEALGPSDTASITEGGLDEWPSQEENSSLGDWAAEVVGAMEEALGALNGDCASNAKVEEEEAEEVKDSAPAVEEPVITTIQNRASGISSEIPHTLPKDEVALQHTANTRRFSSSSPPPPSTPPPPLPAAEGRASPADGEEADEEDGDTDDSDESDEELRSYNVQEQSGGEESEDECHPVPIVVSDDSEAHKLRSLLKMPTLLTVESLEEEFERKKKTVSFFDDVTVYLFDQESPTKELAEHGFPLGAKSQSSRSKSQEKINASDDSSDGNISEESAGYEWEDDFPLLPLPTSSSTSDSPPPRTVTKTPEPKPAVQFSRFTVSPSNVSRFSITHISDSDMDSAGGSSEDGDKE; encoded by the exons ATGCATTTCCTGGAAGAAGCACAGCCGTACCG CGCCCTCCAGCATCCGGCTCTGCTGCACTGTTTGGCTCAGTGCACTGAAGTCACTCCATACCTGCTGGTGATGGAGTTTTGTCCACTG GGTGACGTGAAAGGTTACCTCCGGAGCTGCCGAACCGCCGAAACCATGACCCCCGAGCCCCTGATCCTCCAGCGGATGGCCTGTGACATCGCCTCGGGACTCCTGcacctgcacaaacacaacttCACTCACAG TGACCTGGCTCTGAGGAACTGCTTGTTGACTGCGGATGTCTCAGTGAAGATCGGAGATTATGGACTATCCCACAACAAGTACAAG GATGATTACTACGTGACATCGGATCAGATGTACGTTCCCTTACGCTGGATCGCTCCGGAGCTGGTGGACGAGGTGCACGGAAACCTGCTGGTGGCCGACCAGACCCAACCGAGCAACATCTG GTCTCTGGGAGTCACTATCTGGGAGCTCTTCGAGTTGGGAAACCAGCCGTACAGACATTATTCCGACAGACAGGTGCTGACCTACGCTGTGAGGGAGCAGCAGCTGCGACTTCCCAAACCACTGCTCAAAGTGCCCCTGGCTGAGCGCTG GTACGAGGTGATGCAGTTCTGCTGGCTCCAACCCGATCAGAGACCCAATGCAGAAGAGGTCCACCTGCTGCTCAGCTACCTGTGTGCAAAGGGGGCCAGCGAGGCCGAGGAGGACTTCGAGAGGCGCTGGAACTCCCTGCGACCCAACACTGGATTCAACAGCCACCGCGGTGCCTCGGTGATGTCACGAGACCAcccctcatcatcatcctcctctttCCCTCTGCTCGAGCAGTTTTCGACTGGCGACGGCTATCACTCAGAGTCCGGAGACGACATACTAACAGTCACCGAGACCAGCCATGGCCTGAACTTTGAATACAAGTGGGAGCAAGCCAGGGCCGACCAGTCATACAGAGCCCCGGACTCCTCCAGTACCTTGGGTCAGGTCAGCCATCATTGTCAGGAAGCTTTTTACCCACCTGGGGGCATTGTGGGAGGCTGCCCCATGGAAAGCCTCAGCCATGGGGTTTCTCCTTCTTACTATCAACCAAAACACCTACATGCTCCAGGTGTGCTGCCCGTCCTCAGTGCGCATAGCCCCTCGGTAAGCAGTGAATACTTCATCCGGATTGAGGAGCCGGTGGACTGTAACATTGACCCGGACTACACCATGTGCTCCTACAGCCCAGACTACCAGGGCAGCAGCGGCAGCTTCCTGACCGGGAGCGCAGACTCGGGTGAGTGCATGGCCTGCCCATCACAGGCTAAAAACATGGCTCCCTATTGGTCAGCAGACCTCCATAAAACTGACATATACGACTCCAATGACTCAAGTCCAGCCATCTCCCTGACAATGGAGCCCCTTCTAGGCCAAGTTTCGGACAGCAGTCCCTTGCGACCCTGGGAGTCGAGTCACTATGTGTCCTACAAAGACCGGGATGGGGGTTACTACTATGAGCACTCACCTCCTTTGGGGTTAGATCACTATCTGATTGGAAACGAGCCCTCCAGAATGCACCATCAGGAAAGCTGGGGGTCAAGAAGCTTGCGTCAGGCTTTGGGTGAGTTGGAGAACCCCCTTGGTATATCCCCATCTGTGAACAGTCTGCCTCAACAAGCCTACCGAGACACGTACCTGGACACAAGTCAGACCTCCATCATTGGAAAGAACGTGACTGGAGGCTACTATGACATGATGGGCTCCCTGAGGAAGACGATGCCCAGCCACACCAGGCACAATAGCCACTCTGTCAGCATCAACATGGAGACCGAGGGGGCTCTCTTCATCGGACACAGAGACAGCGAttcagaagaggaagaggacatATTTGTTGAGAGACACACTTGCAACACCTGGCCTTCGAAGCATCGCCACAGCAGCATCGGTCACCACAGACGGGCGAGCCACAGCTGCAGACAGGACACATATGCCGATTTCCACTACACAATGCCGAGTACGGACATCGAAGACTCCTGGCCAGAAGATCACAGTCTGGCCTACCACTCTCTACCCAAACCCATCGACTACCTTGAGCCACACCAGGCCAAAGATAACAGTGCCTGCCTCAGTCTGAGCAAACATCATGCAATGGTGCCCTCAGACAACTGCAATGCCTACATCTACCTGTGCCATGAAGGTGAGACTCAGGTGCCAGTATCTGGAGAGTGCTGCCACTCACACTTTGTTGATCCACTCACTGGCTTGCTGGTCCGAAACAACAGCTATTGTCACAGCTACAGTCACAGCAACTACATCAGAGATAAAGTAATCGACATCCCAAGCAATGAAGAGATGATTAATCTGTCTCCAGCCCCAGGTGGTCCCATTATCTCCAAACCTGCACTGATGAAGACTGAGGACTGTGGAGAGCAGTATGTTGATCTTACAACTGATGTTACCCCACTTAAAGATAAGAGGGAGGATGTAATCAAGGAAAATCCAATCATGCAAAAACCGCTGGAGCCTAGAAAGGAAGAGGTGACCCTGACGATGACTAAAGCCACCCCCCCACCTCCTGCTGACAACATGCACGTCATGGTAGCCATCACAGATCCACAGTCAGAGCTGAGTCAAACTGGTGATAGTGGCGTCGACCGTGGCGGCTCCAGTGTGAGCCTCGCTGACATCCTCGACTGCAGCGATGACGATGAAGAGGAAGACATCACAGACGATATCACCGACGTCACCTCAGGCATCTTTGCTGATGAGTCCTGTGAGCTGAACGCTTCTCCGGCCTTCAAGTCGCTGCAGAAGCAGGTAGGAACTCCTGATTCCATGGACTCCATGGACCTGCCATCTGCAGCCGGGTCTTGCGAAGGCTTCAGCCCTGCTTCCTCCCATCCGTCCAGCTCACCCAAAGCTATGGACAGTGGCTACGACACAGAGAATAACGAGAGCCCCGAGTTTGTCCCCAAAGAGCCTCATGAGCCCCGCGAACAGCCTCTGGGAAAATCTACCCTTGATGCAAGcctggaggaggacgaggagctGGAGGAACATGGACTCGAGGCTGAAGTGGTGCCTGTAGAGAGTGAGCCATCATTGGGCGAGGATTTGGCCTCACAGACAGGTGACCACATTCTGTTACCGCTGAGTGATAAGACTCCATACAGAGACTCGGCCTACTTCTCAGACTATGAGAATGAAAGGCAGAGTCGGGATGAAGGAGAGGAACTCCAGCAGAGAGCCATAGATGAACAAAGTGTTGAGAAGAACCAGCACATTGGGGAAAAGAAGGCTGAGAAGAGGAAGACCGAAGAAGAGGATGGTGTGgcaaacaaagacataaaacttgaaatgaaaaacacattaacagaGTCCTCATCTCCACCAGACATGGAAGAGTTCTTGACAGATGAGTGTTTGCAGGATGAGGCTCTTGGGCCCTCCGACACCGCCTCAATAACAGAGGGAGGACTGGACGAGTGGCCATCCCAGGAAGAGAACTCATCGTTGGGAGACTGGGCAGCTGAGGTGGTGGGAGCCATGGAGGAAGCTCTTGGCGCCCTGAATGGAGATTGTGCCTCGAACGctaaggtggaggaggaggaagcagaggaaGTTAAAGACTCCGCTCCAGCTGTCGAGGAGCCAGTGATCACGACAATTCAAAACAGAGCATCAGGGATATCCAGTGAAATCCCTCACACATTACCCAAAGACGAGGTGGCTTTGCAACATACGGCAAACACCAGGAGGTTTTCTTCCTCCTCACCTCCACCTCCGTccacacctccacctccacttcCTGCAGCAGAGGGTCGAGCATCTCCAGCTGATGGCGAGGAGGCCGATGAGGAGGACGGTGACACCGACGACAGTGACGAGTCGGACGAGGAGCTGCGAAGCTACAATGTCCAGGAACAGAGCGGCGGGGAGGAAAGCGAGGATGAGTGCCACCCGGTGCCCATCGTGGTAAGCGACGACAGCGAGGCCCACAAACTGAGAAGCCTCCTCAAGATGCCGACGCTGCTCACTGTGGAGAGCCTGGAGGAGGAGTTTGAACGCAAGAAAAAGACTGTGTCGTTTTTTGATGATGTTACCGTCTATTTGTTTGATCAG GAAAGCCCGACTAAAGAGCTGGCTGAGCATGGCTTCCCTTTAGGAGCAAAAAGTCAGAGCTCACGAAGCAAATCCCAAGAGAAGATTAACGCTTCTGATGACTCCTCAGACGGGAACATCTCAGAGGAGA GTGCAGGGTATGAGTGGGAGGACGACTTCCCTCTGCTCCCTCTGCCAACATCCTCTTCGACGTCCGACTCTCCTCCACCTCGCACCGTCACCAAAACCCCGGAACCCAAACCAGCCGTGCAGTTCTCCCGCTTCACCGTCTCCCCCTCCAACGTTTCCCGGTTCTCCATCACCCACATCTCCGACTCCGATATGGACTCTGCAGGAG gaaGCAGCGAAGATGGAGACAAAGAATAA